In the genome of Blastocatellia bacterium, the window GCGGATCTCCCGACAAGCCATCATTTTTTCCTCTGCGGGGTGCGACCCTCGATGGTCGCCACCATCCGTCGAATCCGCTTCCCCAACGCGCGACGGGCACGAAAGAGTCTCACCTTCACCTTCGAACGCGACCACGACATCATCTCGGCGATCTCCGCCGTTGACAGCCCATCGCGCTCGTACAGCAGCATAACCATTCTGTCCTCGGGCGAGAGAGTTTGCAAGAGCTTTTCCGCCAGAGCCGCTGCCTGTTCATTCCGCTGCGTCTGCTCGAATTCCTCCAGAGCCGGCCTGGCCAGGACATCCTCCAGCCAGCGCCCCTCATCATCGGTCAGGTCGGCGAGGTTGAATTCCTGCCGCCGCTTGAGCCGCCGCAGTTCGTCATAACATGCGTTGATGGTGATCTTCATCAACCATCGCTCGAACGAAGCGCCCCGTCGGTAGGTATGCAGCGATTGATAGGCCTTGATGAACGTCTCTTGCGTGATGTCTTCTCTCGCCTCCGGCTGTCGGAAAAATCGCCCGGCGAGATTAAACACGCTGCGACTGTAGCGGGTCACTAACATGTCAAAGGCCTCATGATCTCCCGCCAGACTCCGCTCGACCAGCTCGTCGTCGTGAATCTCCACCTCTGACCTGACGAGTTTCTCTCGCCCCACAGCTTTTCCCACACGCTGTACTCGTTCCGCATCATCGTCTCGTCCGGTGTCTACTACGCCCGGAGAGCCGGAAGCGGTTACACGCTTATAGTACGCTTGCTCCCGGCAAAGGGTTGACTTTTTATCTTCGGGTATCGTCGGCGGGTCCCCTCACGCAGTCCCGTATTCCCCGGCGATCACGGTGATCAACCGTTCAGGGTGAATGTACTTCCGAATCGCTGCGCGGGCCTCCTCCAGCCCTACAGCCTGGACCAGAGTGGGGATCTCATCCAGATAAGACGGGCCGAACCCATACAGCTCAGCGAGGAGAAGCTGGGCAGCAATTCCTCCATTGGTTCCCAATCCAACGGTGAACGAACCAATATAAGCCGATTTCTCGTCCTCCAGTTCCCGTTCAGTCATTCCTTCGGCGACATAGGTCTCTACCACCTCAATCGTAGATTCGATTGCCCGCTCGACGTTACTCGGATTGACGGTCACACTGATCACCCAGGGGCCATCGGCGAAGGTTGGTTCGAGAAACCGGGATATGATCCCGTAGCTCAACCCTTCCTGATCACGCACACGCACCCCCAGGCGTGAGGAGAGCGTCGAGTAGCCCAGCGCTGCATTCGCGATAATTGCGGCATAATAGTCGCGGTCGGTCCGTCGGAGTTGGCCCGCATGGCCCAGGACAATATCCACGCTGGCTTTATCGGGCATGGTGATGATCTCGCGGATTCCACCTCCGCCCAGAGGCGTTGGGGGCACCTCAATCGGCCGCCGCGAGCCTGGCTCCCAGTCGCCAAACAGTCGCTCAACTGTCGCCACCACTTCCGTGGCGAGGACATCGCCGACCAAGACCAGCACCATCGAGGATGCACCGTAGTGATCCCGATAAAAGCCGACGAGGTCCTCG includes:
- a CDS encoding sigma-70 family RNA polymerase sigma factor, with protein sequence MGKAVGREKLVRSEVEIHDDELVERSLAGDHEAFDMLVTRYSRSVFNLAGRFFRQPEAREDITQETFIKAYQSLHTYRRGASFERWLMKITINACYDELRRLKRRQEFNLADLTDDEGRWLEDVLARPALEEFEQTQRNEQAAALAEKLLQTLSPEDRMVMLLYERDGLSTAEIAEMMSWSRSKVKVRLFRARRALGKRIRRMVATIEGRTPQRKK